The proteins below are encoded in one region of Ostrinia nubilalis chromosome 3, ilOstNubi1.1, whole genome shotgun sequence:
- the LOC135087856 gene encoding uncharacterized protein LOC135087856, which translates to MWSDLDRVYVIEPPPDEDEIDESVRLADTWALSQVAPDILQAFHRFEPSPTDLRKVLELEAAGSNVTEAACAVASNVARFEFWFDSKLKYDTSYLLDVFLCKSDPDKKEIAEVIPKIIKTVASQTKLSFEFNVSVFDVNCEDENSLMRKYIERAQSAHWARAAGALAPGAGAGAAAAAGAAAALGGALLLYAPAPPAPPALLTAPRPRHTARALRRFVSGFGWTRLAVLSDRSQLAAEIYESLRSFGDLILCDVPMDSDPESALRTLKLYEARVVFVDSNSSVAMSVLCAAGGRGMTPEAGYVWILREWRVADADVRCRRETFPSTHFTVSFWWRGGKVPCALDGSGDPAMRNALDATWPDRTWPPHAAPLADALSLLLHGFQNFLHEHPQRRYDIHGRTVPSLIWENLNKHPIEGVMQTLNLDEHGVRNHLAYVERWRGNRRDALAVWRVNDDTVTEVHTEGSIFLDPIPSDGSASCLFKSSSEAFSPRCYDGACFTGAAASLLALPALLLARRVRRRRAAARRRAVTARLLAPGAAAGALAGLLVERGALELRGVLGAGRFGVVRLAVLRAAGRARPVAAKALRDDSSPAEEREFLNEALTLAALRHERVVRLAGVVAGGGPPLVLMEHALFGDLLRYLRARRALAGSRAAEARHVSAAALTRLAREAAAALEFLAARGVVHRDVRAANCLVDARRSLKLADFGLARRAGAGAGAGAEYVSRRRGPLPALWLAPESVERGAFSAASDVWALGVLLLELATLGARPYGAWPPLRVLRHVGAGGHPPLPVDIAPETRRVLASCWRAARARPAAAELRAHLTAAEAALRPALGPLQAPDAAGAGRRGR; encoded by the exons ATGTGGTCTGACCTCGACCGGGTATACGTTATCGAACCACCGCCGGACGAAGACGAAATCGATGAATCGGTGCGCCTCGCCGACACTTGGGCGCTGAGTCAGGTGGCGCCTGACATTTTGCAAGCCTTTCACAGATTCGAGCCCTCTCCGACGGATCTGCGTAAAGTGCTCGAGCTCGAAGCCGCCGGTTCGAACGTCACGGAGGCCGCCTGCGCGGTGGCGTCGAACGTCGCACGGTTCGAATTTTGGTTCGATTCGAAGTTAAAGTACGACACGTCGTATCTGCTGGACGTGTTTCTGTGCAAAAGCGATCCggacaaaaaagaaatcgcGGAGGTCATACCGAAAATAATCAAAACGGTCGCTTCGCAGACGAAACTGAGCTTCGAATTCAACGTATCCGTTTTCGACGTGAACTGCGAGGACGAAAACTCGCTGATGAGGAAGTACATCGAGCGCGCCCAGAGCGCGCactgggcgcgggcggcgggcgcgctggcgccgggcgcgggcgcgggcgcggcggcggcggcgggcgcggcggcggcgctgggcgGCGCGCTGCTGCTGtacgcgcccgcgccgcccgccccgcCCGCGCTGCTcaccgcgccgcgcccgcgccacaCCGCCCGCGCGCTGCGCCGCTTCGTCTCCGGCTTCGGGTGGACTCGCCTCGCCGTTCTTTCCGACCGTTCGCAGCTCGCCGCCGAAATCTACGAGTCCCTTCGGTCCTTCGGCGACTTGATCCTCTGCGACGTTCCGATGGACTCGGATCCGGAGTCGGCGTTGCGAACTTTGAAGCTGTACGAAGCTCGCGTCGTGTTCGTCGATTCGAACTCGTCCGTCGCGATGTCCGTGCTCTGCGCCGCCGGCGGTCGGGGAATGACGCCGGAGGCCGGCTACGTCTGGATCCTGCGCGAGTGGCGCGTCGCCGATGCGGACGTGAGATGTCGGCGGGAAACGTTCCCGTCGACTCATTTCACGGTATCTTTTTGGTGGCGCGGTGGAAAAGTTCCGTGCGCCCTCGACGGTTCGGGCGACCCGGCCATGAGGAACGCTCTCGATGCGACGTGGCCCGATCGCACGTGGCCTCCGCACGCGGCGCCGTTGGCGGACGCGTTGTCGCTGTTGCTGCACGGCTTCCAAAACTTTTTACATGAACATCCTCAGAGACGATATGACATACACGGTCGAACGGTCCCTTCCTTAATTTGGGAAAATCTCAATAAACATCCTATAGAAGGAGTGATGCAGACGTTAAATTTGGACGAACACGGAGTTCGAAACCATCTCGCCTACGTCGAAAGATGGCGTGGCAACCGGAGAGATGCGTTGGCCGTGTGGCGAGTGAACGACGATACGGTGACGGAGGTGCACACGGAAGGATCGATTTTCCTAGATCCCATTCCTTCGGACGGTTCGGCCTCCTGTTTGTTCAAATCTTCCAGCGAAGCGTTCTCGCCCCGCTGCTACGACGGCGCCTGCTTCACGGGCGCGGCCGCGAGCCTGCTGGCGCTGCCGGCGCTGCTGCTggcgcggcgcgtgcggcggcggcgggcggcggcgcggcggcgcgcggtCACGGCGCGGCTGCTGGCGCCCGGCGCGGCCGCGGGCGCGCTGGCCGGCCTGCTGGTGGAGCGCGGCGCGCTGGAGCTGCGCGGCGTGCTGGGCGCCGGCCGCTTCGGCGTCGTGCGCCTCGCCGTGCTGCGCGCCGCCGGCCGCGCCCGGCCCGTGGCCGCCAAGGCGCTGCGCGACGACTCGTCGCCGGCCGAGGAGCGCGAGTTCCTCAACGAGGCGCTGACGCTGGCGGCGCTGCGGCACGAGCGCGTGGTGCGGCTGGCGGGCGTGGTGGCGGGCGGCGGGCCGCCGCTGGTGCTGATGGAGCACGCGCTGTTCGGCGACCTGCTGCGCTACctgcgggcgcggcgcgcgctgGCGGGCTCGCGCGCGGCCGAGGCGCGGCACGTGTCGGCGGCGGCGCTGACGCGGCTGGCGcgcgaggcggcggcggcgctggagttCCTGGCGGCGCGCGGCGTGGTGCACCGCGACGTGCGCGCCGCCAACTGCCTGGTGGACGCGCGGCGCTCGCTCAAGCTGGCCGACTTCGGGCTGGCGCggcgcgcgggcgcgggcgcgggcgcgggcgcggagtACGTGAGCCGGCGGCGCGGGCCGCTGCCGGCGCTGTGGCTGGCGCCCGAGAGCGTGGAGCGCGGCGCGTTCTCGGCGGCGTCGGACGTGTGGGCGCTGGGCGTGCTGCTGCTGGAGCTGGCCACGCTGGGCGCGCGGCCCTACGGCGCCTGGCCGCCGCTGCGCGTGCTGCGCCACGTGGGCGCCGGCGGCCACCCGCCGCTGCCGGTCGACATCGCGCCCGAAAC GCGGCGCGTGCTGGCGAGCTGTtggcgcgcggcgcgggcgcggccggcggcggcggagcTGCGAGCGCACCTCACCGCGGCGGAGGCGGCGCTGCGGCCCGCGCTGGGCCCGCTGCAGGCGCCCGACGCGGCCGGTGCGGGCCGCCGGGGTCGGTGA